In the genome of Kallotenue papyrolyticum, the window CGTACGATCGCCGACGGCATCGCCGTCAAACGCCCCGGCAACGTGACGCTGCCGCTGATCCGCGAGCTGGTGGACGAGGTCATTACCGTTGATGACGACGAGATCGCGCGCGCGATCGTCTACACCTTGCAGCATCTGCGTCTGGTGACCGAGGGCGCGGGCGCGGTTGGCGTTGCCGCGCTGCTGGCGGGCAAGGTGCGTCCGCAGCCTGATGAGCAGGTCTGCGTCGTGTTGTCCGGCGGCAACATCGACGCCAACTTCCTGGCGCGGGTGATCGAGCAGGTGCTGGTCAAACAGGGGCGTTACGTTGTGTTGCACACGTCGGTGCCGGATCGGCCCGGCAACCTAGCGCGGCTGCTGCGCTACGCCGCCGACGAGGGCGCCAACGTGATCGATATTCAGCATCGCCGCGCGGCCTGGCAGGTGCCGCTCGACCGCACCGGGATCGAGCTGATCCTTGAGGTGCGCGATGAGGAGCATGGCCGTGCGGTGATCAGCCGACTGGAAGAGGCAGGCTACTGCATCGAGCGCGTCGGCGCGGGCGAATATCCCGGCTAGGGGCGGCGCGGCGGCGCGGCGCGGTGCGCGCGGAGCGTATGGAAGCAGCAACTCAGCCACAGCCTTCGCCACGACCGATCCGCCTGATCGCCACCGATCTGGATGGGACCCTGCTGGACAGCGCCAACCAGGTGCCGCCGGCCAATCGCGCAGCGCTACGCGCGGCGGTAGCACGCGGCGTGCGCCTGGCGCTGGTGACGGCGCGCAAGCGCAGCACGGCGCTGGCGGTAGCGCACACGCTGGCCTTGCCGTGCGCCTGCGTAGCGCACAACGGCGCGCGGAGTTGGGATTGGGAGGGCCGCGAGCTGCGCCATCTGACATTGGACCTGGCGCTGGCCCGCGAAATTGCCGCCTTTGCCGACCGGCATGCCATTCCGCTGGTGGTGACGGTGGACGAGGTCAACTACTACAATGCCTACTACCCGATCGACGCGGCGCAGCTTGGCGCGGCAGACCGGGTCGTGGCGGCCAGCCATCTAGCGTTGCGCGCGCCGCCGACGCGCATCATCGCTGCCGGCCATCCGGGTGTGGAGCAGCTCTGTCAGGCCTTCGGCGCAGCGCCGGAGGCGATCGCGCTGCACCGCTACTATAGCCGCGGCGGTGCGCTCTTTTCGGCGGTGATCACCCATCCGCGCGCGACCAAGGAGGATGCCGTCGCGGAGCTGTGTGCCACGCTCGGCATCCAGGCCGAGGAGGTGCTGGCACTGGGCGATGCCGAAGCGGATGTGGGCCTGCTGCGCTGGGCGGGCGTGGGCGTGGCGATGGGCAATGCCATGCCCGAAGCGCGGGCGGCAGCCGATTGGATCGCCCCGGATCACGATCAGGCCGGTCTGGCCGCAGCGCTCGAACACTTTGTGCTCGCGCCGGCGCGGCCGCCGGCGAGGTAAACAGGCATGCGCATTCTGGCCGTCAGTGATGAGATCGTGCCGCGCATCTACCATCCAGCGGTGCGCGAGCGCTTCGGCGAGGTCGAACTGGTGCTGGGCTGCGGCGATCTGCCGCCCTCGTATCTGGAATTTATTGTCTCATCCCTAGACGTGCCCTGCCTGTACGTGCCCGGCAATCACGACGGTCAGCCGGAGCATACCGACTACGGTGTGACGCTGACGCAGCCGGCCGGCTGTATCTGCATCGATGGCCGCGTACGCCGCTATGGCGGTCTGGTGATCGGCGGGCTGGGCGGGAGCTTGTGGTACAACGGCGGTGCGCACCAGTACAGTCAGCGCCAGATGTTTGTGCGCGTCTGGCGCTTGCTGCCCCGCATTTTGTGGTACCGTCGCGCCAACGGTTACGGCCTGGATATTCTGATCACCCATGCGCCGCCGGCGGGCATCAACGACGGCACGGGCGCGCATGCCGGCTTCGCCGCGCTGCGCTGGCTGATCGAGCGCTACCCGCCGCGCTTTTTGATCCACGGCCATGTGCACAAGAACTACCGGCTGACATCTTCCTATGACACACGCGTCGGCGCAACGCAGGTGATCAATGCCTCGGGGTATCGCCTGCTGACAGTCGAGCCGCTTGCGTCGCTGCGCTGGTCTGAGTACAATCCATCTCGACATCAACAGGGCTGACAACAGTGCGGTGGTTTGGCGCGCTGCGCGCGTACCATCGCATTTCTTATGCTGCCGGAGCGGCGTGCCACAGCTGATGCGTCCGGTGCACCGGTCGGGATCGCTTCGGCAGGTCGGAGGAAAACGCCGACATGACCAGCCAGTACTATGAGCATCTGGCGCGTGAGGATTTCGCGCGGGCCCGGCGCAGAGCCTTTCTGCAGGCGATCGCCGATCTGCTGACGCAACGTCCGCGCGAGCTGGTGCCCTTCGAGGAAGTGCGCACGCGCCTTAATATTCGCGGCAGTACCTACCGCGGTCTGCAGCAGGTGCCGCTGGATAAAATCATTGGCAGCGAAGGGCGCTATGCCGACTTCGATCGGCGCTTCCTGCCGCTGCGCACCAAGACGCAGGATCGCTGGACCAACATCGACGTGGCGCACTACACCGATGTGCCACTCCCGCCGGTGGAGCTCTACAAGGTCGGCGAGGTGTACTTCGTCAAGGATGGCAACCATCGCGTCTCGGTGGCGCGTGAACGCGGGCAGAAAGAGATCGATGCCTACGTCACCGAGTACCACGTGGACGTACCGCTCGACGAGCGCCTCTCGGTGCGCGATCTGCTGCTCAAGGAGGAGTATAGCGACTTTCTGGAGTGGACCAACCTGGCCAAACTGCGTCCGCAGCAGCGCATCGAACTCTCGGCGCTGGGCGGCTACCTGGAGCTGATCGGCCACATCAACGACCATCGCTACTACCTGTCGCAGCAGCGCGGCCGCGAGGTTTCGCTGGAAGAGGCCGTGAGCGACTGGTACGACAACGTGTATGTGCCGCTCGTTGAGGTGATTCGCCGCTACGATATCCTGGCGCAGTTCCCAGGGCGCACCGAGGCCGATCTGGCGCTGTGGATCATGAACCATCGGCGTGCCCTGGCGCAAGACTCCGGTCAGGATCCCGGTCCAGAGCTGGCGACGCTGGATTACCTGCGCCAGCATGGTCAGCGCTCGGTGCTGGACACGGTCGGGCGCGCGGCGCAGAGTCTGGTCAGCAGCGCGCGCATCGCCCTGATTCCGCCGCCGACGGCGCCGCCGCTGGAGCTGCTCGATTTTCTGGAGTGGTCCAAGCTCGATCAGCTCTGCCCGGAAGCGCAGATCCGCCTCTCCGACAACGACTACGGGCGTCTGCGCAGCCATATTCTAGACCATCGCTTCTACCTGTCGCTCGACCAGGGACGCGATGTGCCGCTGGATGAAGCCATCGTCCACTGGTGCCGCGAGTGGTATCTGCCGGTGGTGCGTGAGATCCGTGCCCAGGACATTCTGCGCCATTTTCCGGGTCGCACCGAAACCGATCTGTTTCTGTGGATCATGGACCACCTGCACTTGCGCAAGCAGGCGCACGACGAGATGGATATTCCTACGGCCGCCGCCGA includes:
- a CDS encoding metallophosphoesterase family protein; the encoded protein is MRILAVSDEIVPRIYHPAVRERFGEVELVLGCGDLPPSYLEFIVSSLDVPCLYVPGNHDGQPEHTDYGVTLTQPAGCICIDGRVRRYGGLVIGGLGGSLWYNGGAHQYSQRQMFVRVWRLLPRILWYRRANGYGLDILITHAPPAGINDGTGAHAGFAALRWLIERYPPRFLIHGHVHKNYRLTSSYDTRVGATQVINASGYRLLTVEPLASLRWSEYNPSRHQQG
- a CDS encoding HAD family hydrolase, yielding MEAATQPQPSPRPIRLIATDLDGTLLDSANQVPPANRAALRAAVARGVRLALVTARKRSTALAVAHTLALPCACVAHNGARSWDWEGRELRHLTLDLALAREIAAFADRHAIPLVVTVDEVNYYNAYYPIDAAQLGAADRVVAASHLALRAPPTRIIAAGHPGVEQLCQAFGAAPEAIALHRYYSRGGALFSAVITHPRATKEDAVAELCATLGIQAEEVLALGDAEADVGLLRWAGVGVAMGNAMPEARAAADWIAPDHDQAGLAAALEHFVLAPARPPAR
- a CDS encoding DUF4032 domain-containing protein; translated protein: MTSQYYEHLAREDFARARRRAFLQAIADLLTQRPRELVPFEEVRTRLNIRGSTYRGLQQVPLDKIIGSEGRYADFDRRFLPLRTKTQDRWTNIDVAHYTDVPLPPVELYKVGEVYFVKDGNHRVSVARERGQKEIDAYVTEYHVDVPLDERLSVRDLLLKEEYSDFLEWTNLAKLRPQQRIELSALGGYLELIGHINDHRYYLSQQRGREVSLEEAVSDWYDNVYVPLVEVIRRYDILAQFPGRTEADLALWIMNHRRALAQDSGQDPGPELATLDYLRQHGQRSVLDTVGRAAQSLVSSARIALIPPPTAPPLELLDFLEWSKLDQLCPEAQIRLSDNDYGRLRSHILDHRFYLSLDQGRDVPLDEAIVHWCREWYLPVVREIRAQDILRHFPGRTETDLFLWIMDHLHLRKQAHDEMDIPTAAADFTARFGAKDEGGHALERLLGSVLRLLKRKPSP